Proteins encoded together in one Aurantiacibacter aquimixticola window:
- a CDS encoding alpha-amylase family glycosyl hydrolase: MKPASTITRALGLALAAGMLPGCATAQDAAPAAPAAASDTSYLQRAPSEEIIYFVLPDRFENGDPTNDTGDFSGDRLVTGYDPTARGFYQGGDLAGLTQRLDYIQGLGVTAIWFAPIFQNKPVQGPPGDESAGYHGYWVTDFTRPDGHFGTLAEFTAFVEAAHARGMKVYMDIITNHTADVIRYEEGDATGYVYRNQGDFPYSRRGGVDGEPINPGFTGPEDSSEANFARLVDPTYAYTPVVPEAERNVKVPSWLNDPIYYHNRGDTTFTGESSRFGDFVGLDDLFTEHPRVRAGMIEIFCNWVTTSRVDGFRIDTARHVDPGFWREFVPALEQCSEAADIPNFHMFGEVFAEEPTAGYIAEYTRRDELPAVLDFAFASAMREVLGRGQGTAVLNRLFDGDWLYEGGPDAALNLPTFLGNHDFGRFSTLIKQDIPEISQDELLSRVMLGHAMMLSLRGSPTIYYGAEQGFVGDGNDQMAREPLFPSRTAEYNDNDLIGTDATTADANFDTNHPLYRLIGEFSALRRAHPALLRGLQTLRHYEEEPGIFAVSRFDPGDGTEYLAVFNTSGQARDANVMLGYDARSFETLAGTCPAAVTAPGSAAFSVPAFGWAVCRVSETAE; encoded by the coding sequence ATGAAACCCGCATCGACCATAACCCGCGCGCTCGGCCTGGCACTTGCGGCAGGCATGCTGCCCGGATGCGCAACGGCGCAGGACGCGGCACCGGCGGCTCCCGCTGCCGCGAGCGACACGTCGTATCTCCAGCGCGCGCCCAGCGAAGAGATCATCTATTTCGTCCTGCCCGACCGGTTCGAGAATGGCGATCCGACCAACGACACCGGCGATTTCTCGGGCGATCGGTTGGTCACCGGGTACGATCCCACTGCGCGCGGTTTCTATCAGGGGGGCGATCTGGCGGGCCTGACCCAGCGGCTCGACTACATCCAAGGCCTCGGCGTCACCGCGATCTGGTTCGCGCCGATCTTCCAGAACAAGCCGGTGCAGGGCCCTCCCGGAGACGAGAGCGCGGGCTATCACGGTTACTGGGTGACCGATTTTACACGGCCCGACGGACATTTCGGGACGCTGGCAGAATTCACCGCCTTCGTCGAAGCGGCACATGCGCGCGGCATGAAGGTCTACATGGACATCATCACCAACCACACAGCCGACGTCATCCGTTATGAAGAGGGTGATGCGACAGGCTACGTCTATCGCAACCAGGGCGACTTTCCCTATTCGCGCCGTGGCGGCGTGGATGGCGAGCCCATCAATCCGGGTTTCACCGGGCCGGAGGACAGCAGCGAGGCGAACTTCGCCCGGCTCGTCGATCCGACCTATGCCTACACGCCCGTCGTGCCGGAAGCCGAGCGCAATGTGAAAGTGCCCTCCTGGCTCAACGATCCGATCTATTACCACAATCGCGGCGACACGACCTTTACCGGCGAGAGCAGCCGCTTCGGCGATTTCGTCGGGCTGGACGACCTTTTTACGGAGCATCCCCGCGTGCGTGCCGGGATGATCGAGATCTTCTGCAACTGGGTTACCACCTCGCGCGTCGACGGGTTCCGCATCGATACCGCGCGCCATGTCGATCCCGGTTTCTGGCGCGAATTCGTGCCCGCGCTCGAGCAATGCTCCGAAGCGGCAGACATCCCCAACTTTCATATGTTCGGAGAGGTTTTCGCCGAGGAACCGACCGCCGGTTACATCGCGGAATATACGCGCCGGGACGAGCTACCCGCCGTTCTCGATTTCGCCTTTGCCTCCGCCATGCGCGAGGTGCTCGGACGCGGGCAGGGAACAGCGGTGCTGAACCGCCTGTTCGACGGCGACTGGCTGTACGAGGGCGGGCCGGATGCCGCGCTCAACCTGCCGACCTTTCTCGGCAACCACGATTTCGGGCGCTTCTCGACCCTCATCAAGCAGGACATACCGGAGATTTCGCAGGACGAACTGCTGAGCCGCGTGATGCTCGGCCATGCGATGATGCTGTCGCTGCGCGGTTCGCCGACGATTTATTACGGCGCTGAGCAGGGCTTTGTCGGCGACGGCAACGACCAGATGGCGCGTGAGCCGCTCTTCCCGAGCCGCACCGCCGAATACAATGACAACGACCTCATCGGCACCGATGCGACGACGGCGGATGCGAATTTCGACACGAACCACCCGCTCTATCGCCTGATCGGTGAATTTTCCGCTCTACGACGCGCGCATCCGGCGCTGCTTCGCGGTCTACAGACCCTTCGCCATTATGAGGAGGAGCCGGGTATCTTCGCGGTAAGCAGGTTCGATCCCGGTGACGGCACAGAATATCTCGCCGTGTTCAACACGTCAGGCCAGGCGCGCGATGCGAATGTCATGCTCGGTTATGATGCCCGGTCCTTTGAAACGCTCGCGGGCACTTGCCCCGCCGCCGTCACTGCACCCGGCAGCGCCGCGTTCAGCGTGCCTGCTTTCGGCTGGGCCGTGTGCCGGGTCA
- a CDS encoding tryptophan halogenase family protein, whose amino-acid sequence MTESSPTRYVIAGGGTAGWMSAAALARFAPPGTSITLVESDAIGTVGVGEATIPQIHLFNRALGLDEGDFLRATKGSFKLGIEFDGWLREGEAYMHAFGSVGRGHGLMPFHQYWLRAQALGIAKPTAAYALNEQAARAIRMHRGPTQNGPPMPYAFHFDAGLYADFLRAFAEGRGVRRVEGKIANVAQHGESGDIAALELDGGERIEGDFFIDCTGFRGLLIEGALAAGFDDWSEYLPCDRAVAVPCENGGEFTPYTRATARAAGWQWRIPLQHRIGNGLVYCSRFMEDDAASEMLLANLDGKPLGDPRPIRFTTGTRRAHWKGNCLAVGLSAGFMEPMESTSIHLIQSAISRFLSVLPNGRGGAATRDWFNAQSRFEWERIRDFLVLHYTANAREGQPFWDHMRAIELPDTLQAKIEAWRANGHIHREHEELFTEVAWFQVFAGQGVEAQGRNPIADALPEPQLRQLLEQTETAIAAEVRPMAHHIDVIKSTIGTRTPQELPA is encoded by the coding sequence ATGACGGAGAGTTCTCCAACCCGCTATGTAATCGCCGGTGGTGGCACCGCCGGGTGGATGAGTGCAGCTGCGCTCGCGCGCTTCGCTCCACCGGGCACGTCGATCACGCTGGTCGAAAGCGATGCCATCGGCACGGTCGGCGTGGGCGAGGCGACCATTCCGCAGATCCACCTGTTCAATCGGGCGCTCGGCCTAGACGAAGGCGATTTCCTGCGCGCCACGAAGGGCAGTTTCAAGCTCGGCATCGAATTCGACGGCTGGCTGCGCGAAGGCGAGGCGTACATGCACGCCTTCGGTTCTGTCGGGCGCGGGCATGGGCTCATGCCTTTCCACCAATACTGGCTTCGCGCACAGGCTCTTGGCATTGCCAAGCCGACCGCGGCATATGCGCTGAACGAACAGGCGGCGCGCGCCATCCGCATGCACCGCGGCCCGACGCAGAACGGGCCGCCCATGCCCTACGCCTTCCATTTCGACGCGGGGCTCTACGCCGATTTTCTCCGCGCATTCGCAGAAGGGCGCGGCGTCCGGCGCGTCGAGGGCAAGATCGCCAACGTCGCGCAGCATGGCGAAAGCGGCGATATCGCTGCGCTCGAACTGGACGGCGGAGAGCGGATCGAAGGCGATTTCTTCATCGACTGTACCGGCTTTCGCGGCCTGCTGATCGAGGGCGCGCTGGCAGCGGGCTTCGACGATTGGAGCGAATACCTGCCCTGCGACCGTGCCGTGGCCGTTCCTTGCGAGAATGGCGGAGAGTTTACGCCGTACACCCGCGCCACTGCGCGTGCGGCGGGCTGGCAATGGCGCATCCCGCTCCAGCACCGCATCGGCAATGGCCTCGTCTATTGCTCGCGTTTCATGGAGGACGATGCAGCGTCCGAAATGCTGCTCGCCAATCTCGATGGCAAGCCACTCGGCGATCCCCGCCCCATCCGCTTCACCACCGGCACGCGCCGCGCACACTGGAAGGGCAATTGCCTCGCTGTCGGCCTGTCGGCAGGCTTCATGGAGCCGATGGAATCGACCAGCATCCACTTGATCCAGAGCGCGATCAGCCGCTTTCTCTCCGTCTTGCCGAACGGGCGTGGGGGCGCAGCAACGCGGGATTGGTTCAACGCACAGTCCCGCTTCGAGTGGGAGCGCATTCGCGATTTCCTCGTCCTGCATTACACTGCGAATGCGCGCGAGGGTCAGCCTTTCTGGGATCACATGCGCGCCATCGAGCTGCCCGATACGCTGCAGGCCAAGATCGAGGCCTGGCGCGCCAACGGGCACATTCACCGCGAGCATGAAGAGCTCTTTACCGAAGTCGCCTGGTTCCAGGTCTTTGCCGGGCAGGGGGTGGAGGCACAGGGTCGCAATCCCATCGCCGACGCCTTGCCGGAGCCGCAGCTTCGCCAGCTTCTCGAGCAGACCGAAACTGCCATCGCCGCCGAGGTCAGGCCGATGGCGCATCACATCGACGTGATCAAATCGACAATCGGCACCCGCACCCCTCAGGAGTTACCTGCATGA
- a CDS encoding TonB-dependent receptor, whose protein sequence is MTFRNTLRAGASTTAFAIAAIALPGIAFAQAQPVEVEQDDEANNDGEVDPQDENVIIVSGFRGALDAAIDEKRESDLILESVTAEDIGKLPDDSIGESIARLPGVTSQRLNGRANVIAIRGLGPDFSQTLLNGREQTSTGDNRAVEFDQYPSEVVNQVVVYKSPSASLVGQGLVGTIDIRTIRPLEADESVLAIGAKGSYADLGALNAGSNEFGYRVNATFVDQFADDRIGVALAAAYTNEPYQLQEFNAWGYAGSGESDNPFVIGGSKSFVTSTQLERIGVNGTLQFEVSPALMLTVDGFYSNFDDESTKRGIELPLAFGGFFGTTFDPDTATTIETPFGEFATSGTFENVEGVVRNDIFQRSADLYSGGINLAWDGGEGLSAFADFGYSRTDRNELSLESYSGTEYNRLEGANDTIQFFSDDQGTSFSPTLDYSDPSLIFLTDPLGWGGDRIQAGYFNNRILEDELMQYRAGLTYELGGDVFEAISVGLAYTDRSKSLTPDEFFIIPADGAEEIPIPADRLLTPTDLGYLGLGPVVSYDARDIISDGLLVLERNESNDIPAKAYTIEEKLLTGYVQLDIERDFDGGVATGNVGVQAIRTDQESSGIAFPNGVQTPVVLGDTFWDVLPSANISLRFDSDWVFRFAFSRQIQRPQLDDLRAAIGYGINNNRGESPTGLIPFISGGGGNPLLRPYRANALDLNVEKYFANGSGVIALQLFAKDIVSYIDGDRAIFDYDGLPVPAGLPPATTIGFLDSEVNTGGGGFYGAELSATIPFDIVTPALEGFGFTGGVGYTETEVEDANGNADQIPGYSKWVANGTVYFERAGFNARSSVRYRSQFLADFTGFGGSPTRRIARGETIVDAQIGYDWDAGALEGLSVYLQGQNLTNQPFVSQFDVPVDEAVIDNQEYGRRFLAGFTYRF, encoded by the coding sequence ATGACATTCCGCAATACGCTGCGCGCCGGTGCCAGCACCACCGCATTCGCCATCGCCGCCATCGCCCTGCCGGGCATAGCCTTTGCACAGGCCCAGCCTGTCGAGGTCGAGCAGGATGACGAAGCCAACAATGATGGCGAAGTCGATCCACAGGACGAGAACGTCATCATCGTCTCCGGCTTCCGCGGCGCGCTTGATGCCGCGATCGACGAAAAGCGCGAAAGCGACCTGATCCTCGAATCCGTTACGGCGGAAGATATCGGCAAGCTGCCCGACGACTCGATCGGCGAAAGCATCGCCCGCCTGCCCGGCGTCACCTCGCAGCGCCTGAACGGCCGCGCGAACGTGATCGCCATTCGCGGCCTCGGCCCTGACTTCTCGCAGACGCTTTTGAATGGCCGCGAGCAAACCTCTACCGGTGACAACCGCGCCGTCGAGTTCGACCAGTATCCTTCGGAAGTCGTGAACCAGGTCGTGGTCTACAAGAGCCCGTCCGCCAGCCTCGTGGGCCAGGGCCTCGTCGGCACGATCGACATCCGCACGATTCGTCCGCTTGAAGCGGATGAAAGCGTTCTCGCCATCGGTGCGAAGGGTTCGTACGCCGATCTCGGCGCACTGAATGCCGGTTCGAACGAATTCGGCTACCGCGTCAATGCCACCTTCGTCGATCAATTCGCAGACGATCGCATCGGCGTCGCGCTCGCGGCGGCCTATACCAATGAGCCCTACCAGCTGCAGGAATTCAACGCGTGGGGCTATGCCGGAAGCGGGGAGTCCGACAATCCGTTCGTAATCGGCGGCAGCAAGAGCTTCGTTACTTCGACCCAGCTGGAGCGGATCGGTGTGAACGGCACGCTGCAGTTCGAAGTCTCGCCTGCCCTGATGCTGACGGTGGATGGCTTCTATTCCAACTTCGACGATGAATCGACCAAGCGTGGCATTGAGCTTCCGCTTGCCTTCGGTGGCTTCTTCGGCACGACTTTCGACCCCGACACGGCGACCACGATCGAGACGCCCTTCGGAGAATTCGCCACTTCCGGCACCTTCGAGAACGTCGAGGGCGTCGTTCGCAACGACATCTTCCAGCGCAGTGCCGATCTCTATTCGGGCGGCATCAATCTGGCTTGGGATGGCGGCGAAGGCCTGAGTGCTTTCGCGGACTTCGGCTACTCCCGCACCGATCGCAACGAGCTGAGCCTCGAAAGCTATTCGGGCACCGAGTACAACCGTCTCGAAGGCGCGAACGACACGATCCAGTTCTTCTCTGACGACCAAGGCACGAGCTTCTCGCCGACGCTCGATTATTCCGATCCGAGCCTGATCTTCCTGACCGACCCGCTCGGTTGGGGTGGTGACCGCATCCAGGCGGGCTACTTCAACAATCGCATCCTCGAAGACGAGCTGATGCAATATCGTGCCGGCCTTACCTACGAACTGGGCGGCGATGTGTTCGAAGCCATCAGCGTGGGTCTTGCCTACACCGATCGCAGCAAGAGCCTGACGCCGGACGAGTTCTTCATCATCCCGGCCGATGGCGCGGAAGAAATTCCCATTCCCGCCGATCGCCTGCTGACGCCGACGGATCTCGGCTATCTCGGCCTCGGCCCGGTCGTCAGCTATGATGCGCGCGACATCATCAGTGACGGTCTGCTGGTGCTCGAGCGCAATGAATCGAACGATATTCCGGCCAAGGCCTACACGATCGAGGAAAAGCTGCTGACCGGCTACGTGCAGCTCGACATCGAGCGCGATTTCGATGGCGGTGTGGCCACGGGCAATGTCGGCGTCCAGGCTATTCGCACCGATCAGGAATCCTCGGGCATCGCCTTCCCGAACGGTGTGCAGACGCCGGTCGTGCTTGGCGATACGTTCTGGGATGTGCTGCCGAGCGCGAACATCTCGCTGCGTTTCGATAGCGACTGGGTGTTCCGCTTCGCCTTCTCGCGCCAGATTCAGCGTCCGCAGCTGGACGATCTGCGTGCTGCGATCGGATACGGCATCAACAACAATCGCGGTGAAAGCCCGACCGGCCTCATTCCATTCATCAGCGGCGGTGGCGGCAACCCGCTCCTGCGTCCCTATCGCGCCAATGCTCTCGACCTGAATGTCGAGAAGTATTTTGCCAACGGGTCGGGCGTGATTGCGCTGCAGCTCTTCGCCAAGGACATCGTCAGCTACATCGACGGCGACCGTGCAATCTTCGATTATGACGGGCTGCCGGTTCCGGCCGGATTGCCGCCCGCCACCACGATCGGCTTCCTCGATTCCGAAGTGAACACCGGCGGCGGCGGCTTCTACGGTGCGGAGCTTTCGGCAACGATCCCGTTTGATATCGTGACCCCCGCCCTTGAGGGCTTCGGCTTTACCGGCGGTGTGGGTTATACCGAAACCGAGGTCGAGGATGCGAACGGGAACGCCGATCAGATTCCCGGCTATTCGAAGTGGGTTGCCAACGGCACCGTCTATTTCGAGCGCGCAGGTTTCAACGCCCGCTCCAGCGTCCGGTACCGTTCGCAGTTCCTGGCCGACTTCACCGGCTTCGGCGGATCGCCCACGCGCCGTATCGCGCGAGGTGAAACGATCGTCGACGCGCAGATCGGTTACGACTGGGATGCCGGTGCGCTGGAAGGCCTCTCGGTCTATCTGCAGGGCCAGAACCTGACGAACCAGCCGTTCGTTTCGCAATTCGACGTTCCCGTGGACGAGGCAGTGATCGACAATCAGGAATACGGTCGCCGTTTCCTGGCCGGGTTCACCTACCGCTTCTGA